One window from the genome of Anaerococcus sp. Marseille-Q7828 encodes:
- a CDS encoding class IV adenylate cyclase translates to MQREIEVKVLNIDVDEMEEKLLALGGQEVSCEYQTNYTFAPEEGAFSNGYLRIRETKFTDDSKKIELTFKEVENVDDFRVNREYTVNIDSISMMTKILNQLGVSLQFKGEKERRSYTYKGQRFDIDIWDKNTYPEPYMEIEFTNKDKVDEVLDDLAIDRVNVTTQSISELRENLKNS, encoded by the coding sequence ATGCAAAGAGAAATTGAAGTAAAAGTTTTAAATATAGATGTTGATGAGATGGAAGAAAAATTGTTAGCCTTAGGCGGCCAAGAGGTAAGCTGTGAATATCAAACCAACTACACCTTTGCCCCAGAAGAGGGAGCTTTTTCCAATGGCTACCTAAGAATTCGTGAGACCAAATTCACTGATGATAGTAAAAAAATCGAGCTAACCTTTAAGGAAGTTGAAAATGTAGATGACTTTAGAGTTAACAGGGAATACACTGTAAATATTGATTCTATTTCTATGATGACAAAGATCCTAAACCAATTGGGAGTTTCATTGCAGTTTAAAGGAGAGAAGGAAAGAAGATCATATACCTACAAGGGTCAAAGATTTGATATAGATATTTGGGATAAGAATACCTACCCAGAACCATATATGGAAATTGAATTTACTAACAAGGATAAGGTAGATGAAGTTCTCGATGATTTGGCTATTGATAGGGTAAATGTCACCACTCAATCTATCAGCGAACTTAGAGAAAATTTAAAAAATTCATAA
- a CDS encoding metallophosphoesterase: MIYGLADLHLDYTEEKSMEVFGDGWKDYQNRIFDKWNDIISPDDTVLLAGDISWAMDLDHAYIDLKKIDEKNGRKIILKGNHDYWWTSLNKINNLGLSTIDFLQNNSFTVEGYEICGTRGWMSRDSKDFTDHDEKVFNRELMRLENSLKNASDKEKIVMLHYPPINVDRTFNEFFDICKDYKVKHLVYGHLHGIGHRLIKEGIFDGIDVKCIAGDYINFEAVRIG, encoded by the coding sequence ATGATCTATGGACTAGCTGACTTGCATTTAGATTATACAGAAGAAAAATCCATGGAAGTCTTCGGTGATGGCTGGAAAGATTATCAAAATAGAATATTTGACAAGTGGAATGACATCATTAGTCCAGATGATACGGTTTTACTAGCTGGTGATATATCTTGGGCCATGGATTTGGATCATGCCTATATTGATCTAAAAAAGATTGATGAAAAAAATGGCAGAAAGATTATCCTTAAGGGCAACCATGATTATTGGTGGACTTCGCTTAATAAGATCAACAATTTGGGCCTTTCGACCATAGATTTTCTCCAAAACAATTCATTTACCGTAGAGGGCTATGAGATTTGTGGGACTAGGGGATGGATGAGCAGGGATAGCAAGGACTTTACAGACCACGATGAGAAGGTCTTTAATAGGGAGCTTATGAGGCTTGAAAATTCCCTAAAAAATGCCTCTGACAAAGAAAAGATAGTAATGCTCCACTACCCACCAATCAATGTAGATAGGACCTTTAATGAGTTTTTTGATATTTGCAAGGACTACAAGGTCAAACACCTTGTCTACGGCCACCTCCACGGTATTGGCCATAGGCTTATCAAAGAGGGGATTTTTGACGGTATAGATGTTAAATGTATAGCAGGCGATTATATAAATTTTGAAGCAGTGAGGATAGGATAA
- a CDS encoding AAA family ATPase: MSLCIEKLYIISFGQFENVHIEFSPAFNLIYGKNESGKSTIVSFIEGLLYGFDDGKKVRHFNKKQEIYKPTHSYKYAGFGIFSKDGTNYRISRNFFDGTYEIYNLDTNEVVESKASNLNYPGEFLLGIDYDLYKNLIANYQSQESLAAIKDKISEILSSGDDYYFSPALAIENLKGRLAEIGTPRAYTKAYAKTTEKIENLENDLAYLKSLRKNYNNDLEKLYKNRDKIDRHRQELDELKKIRDDYRDNPSYKSLEEQIKYQNELNFIEKELAKYEEYKDYNLDDSHNKIDWRNFLIYALTSLFFVMLWLQSKLSYLLALAFVLPLVIYFIEKYKKGKNTDKKYNLDENYIIYKGLIKDKERLVELIRVLEMQNSNLEDYLAIKNVDINEIYDKISKIDQDLQKLNDDNLALEKNLAAVEEKLSKEVDLEDDLNFQKEKLSQMEKEIEALNLAIEIIDEISKDNNSNLVKHSKEVSHIISQLSKGKYEKITYDENLLPEILQKDGSYLDLDRLSTGFYDQMNFAFKFSINEQNLDTFMIFDDAFINYDLDRLRIALFYLLDLGDFRQIIYFTCHGREEDILNSEGIDYKIIDLEDI, from the coding sequence ATGAGTCTTTGTATCGAGAAATTATACATAATCTCCTTTGGTCAATTTGAAAATGTTCATATAGAATTTTCCCCTGCCTTTAATCTAATCTACGGCAAAAACGAATCCGGCAAGTCCACCATAGTAAGTTTTATAGAAGGCCTACTCTATGGTTTTGACGATGGGAAAAAGGTCCGCCACTTTAACAAGAAACAGGAAATCTATAAGCCCACACATTCATATAAGTATGCTGGCTTCGGGATTTTTAGTAAGGATGGGACAAATTACAGGATAAGCCGCAATTTCTTTGATGGGACATATGAGATTTATAATCTGGACACTAATGAAGTAGTAGAATCTAAGGCCAGTAATCTCAACTATCCAGGAGAGTTTCTCCTTGGAATAGATTATGATTTGTATAAAAATCTAATTGCCAATTACCAAAGCCAGGAATCCTTAGCTGCTATAAAGGATAAGATTAGTGAAATACTAAGTTCTGGCGATGATTATTACTTTTCTCCAGCCCTTGCCATAGAAAATCTAAAAGGGAGACTGGCAGAGATTGGCACTCCCAGGGCATATACCAAAGCCTATGCAAAAACCACTGAGAAGATAGAAAATCTAGAAAATGATCTGGCCTACCTTAAATCTTTGAGGAAGAATTACAATAATGACTTGGAAAAACTTTACAAAAATAGAGACAAAATAGACCGACATAGGCAGGAATTGGACGAACTAAAAAAGATTAGGGATGACTATAGGGACAACCCATCTTACAAGAGCTTAGAAGAGCAAATCAAATACCAAAACGAGCTTAATTTCATAGAAAAAGAGCTGGCCAAATACGAAGAATACAAAGATTATAATCTAGACGATTCTCATAATAAGATTGATTGGAGAAATTTCCTCATCTACGCTCTTACTTCCTTATTTTTTGTCATGCTCTGGTTACAAAGCAAATTGTCATATCTTTTGGCCCTTGCCTTTGTTTTGCCCCTAGTGATTTATTTTATAGAAAAGTACAAAAAGGGAAAAAATACAGATAAGAAGTATAATCTAGATGAAAATTATATAATTTATAAGGGACTTATCAAAGATAAGGAGAGACTAGTAGAGCTTATAAGAGTCCTAGAAATGCAAAATTCTAATCTAGAAGATTATTTGGCCATTAAAAATGTCGATATCAATGAGATATACGATAAGATTAGCAAGATTGACCAAGATTTGCAAAAGCTAAATGACGACAATTTAGCCTTGGAGAAGAATTTGGCAGCTGTTGAGGAAAAACTTTCAAAGGAAGTTGACCTAGAAGATGATCTAAACTTTCAAAAAGAAAAACTTTCCCAAATGGAAAAAGAGATAGAGGCGCTAAATCTTGCCATAGAAATAATTGATGAGATAAGCAAAGATAATAATTCAAATCTTGTCAAGCACAGCAAGGAAGTTTCACATATAATCTCCCAGCTTTCCAAGGGCAAGTATGAGAAAATCACCTATGATGAAAATCTTCTGCCAGAAATTTTACAAAAGGACGGCAGCTATTTGGATTTGGATAGGCTTTCCACAGGTTTTTATGACCAGATGAATTTTGCCTTTAAATTTTCTATTAACGAGCAAAATCTGGATACTTTTATGATATTTGACGATGCCTTTATAAATTATGACCTTGATAGACTGAGAATCGCCCTATTTTACCTATTGGACCTAGGAGATTTTAGGCAGATAATATATTTTACTTGCCATGGGCGAGAGGAAGATATTTTAAATAGTGAAGGGATTGATTATAAGATAATTGATTTGGAGGATATATGA
- a CDS encoding metallophosphoesterase: MRFIHLADAHLADNSTFSDDLGSFIRKNTWQSFENIFATNKDVDFALIAGDLFERSYFSSKDFARLFAIFEEFGKDIYYVTGNHDYFDSYNKIFLNQKPNNLHIFTSEKLSMFENERVRIYGLSYTDRIYAGDFPYDISLDRDYYNILLAHGDISDSPTNYLDLDKDKLSQVGFDYVGLGHIHKARSYKNIHYPSSIEPRSFADTENFGYILYDNGKLSHINSNLMEFKTFDLSYDDFADENALIEYVNQNLSDKKNILRLKIRSRDSINSKNIQNQLRADFSFVEIDQSLDMENLSSLYPNTLLSKFEESLRDKDDEISKLALKLGCDAILRSKK, encoded by the coding sequence ATGAGATTTATCCACCTGGCAGATGCTCATTTGGCGGATAATTCGACTTTTAGCGATGACCTTGGTTCTTTCATTAGGAAAAATACCTGGCAGTCCTTTGAAAATATCTTTGCGACCAACAAAGATGTAGACTTTGCCCTTATAGCAGGAGACCTCTTTGAGAGGTCTTACTTTTCATCCAAAGATTTTGCTAGACTCTTTGCCATTTTTGAGGAATTTGGCAAAGACATTTATTATGTAACTGGCAACCACGATTACTTTGATTCCTATAATAAGATTTTTCTAAACCAAAAACCAAACAATCTCCATATCTTCACAAGCGAAAAGCTATCTATGTTTGAAAATGAAAGAGTGAGAATCTATGGACTTTCCTATACCGATAGAATATATGCTGGGGACTTTCCCTATGATATCTCCTTGGATAGGGATTATTATAATATACTTTTGGCCCATGGAGATATATCTGATAGCCCTACAAATTACCTAGATTTAGATAAGGATAAGCTTAGCCAAGTAGGCTTTGACTATGTGGGTCTTGGCCATATACACAAGGCTAGGTCCTATAAAAACATCCACTATCCATCAAGCATAGAACCACGCTCTTTTGCAGATACAGAAAATTTTGGTTATATCTTATATGATAATGGAAAGCTTAGTCATATAAATTCTAATCTAATGGAATTTAAGACTTTTGACCTATCTTATGATGATTTTGCTGATGAAAATGCCTTGATAGAATATGTAAATCAAAACTTGTCGGATAAGAAAAATATTCTTAGACTTAAAATTAGGTCAAGAGATAGCATCAATAGTAAAAATATCCAAAATCAGCTTAGGGCAGATTTTTCTTTTGTAGAAATAGATCAAAGTTTGGATATGGAAAATCTATCTAGCCTTTATCCTAATACACTTTTGAGCAAATTTGAAGAAAGCTTAAGAGATAAGGATGACGAAATATCAAAACTTGCCCTAAAGCTAGGTTGCGATGCCATACTAAGGAGCAAAAAATGA
- a CDS encoding histidine phosphatase family protein codes for MKIILVRHGLTEANMSSLYSLDSTKLSKSGFNVLVNTRRALEKYKIDKVYTSALLRSQQTAKMLGFEDFTPDARINELDFGDFKGQSFVEVRTNYKEFFKEQDKDPFNTRYPNGESRMDLIKRTSEFLDEISKKNENALCVSHGIAIKSCLFWILKDLGDWESFWIENGAITVFDVKSNIKLIEKVNNL; via the coding sequence ATGAAGATTATTTTAGTAAGACATGGCTTGACTGAAGCAAATATGTCAAGTCTTTATTCACTTGATAGTACAAAACTTAGTAAGAGCGGATTTAATGTTTTGGTAAACACTAGGCGCGCCCTAGAAAAATACAAGATAGATAAGGTATACACATCAGCCTTGCTAAGAAGCCAACAGACTGCTAAGATGCTAGGCTTTGAGGATTTTACCCCGGATGCTCGCATCAATGAACTAGATTTTGGAGATTTCAAAGGCCAATCTTTTGTAGAAGTAAGGACCAATTACAAGGAATTTTTCAAAGAACAAGACAAAGATCCATTTAATACCAGATATCCAAATGGTGAATCTAGGATGGATCTTATCAAAAGAACTAGCGAATTTTTGGATGAGATTTCAAAGAAAAATGAAAATGCCCTTTGCGTAAGCCACGGCATTGCCATCAAGTCCTGTTTATTTTGGATTCTCAAGGATCTAGGCGATTGGGAAAGTTTTTGGATTGAAAATGGTGCAATCACAGTTTTTGACGTCAAAAGCAACATTAAATTAATAGAAAAGGTAAACAATCTATGA
- a CDS encoding FtsX-like permease family protein, with protein MNKTYFKNILKDIKNTKGKVASIAIMVGLAALVVVALTLTGPSMRNTLDKSLKTYDHADIIVTSTYGLDYEDELILKRDPDIEKMTKVKTADLMEGESLIRLKSYNKDIKKSIVVEGRMPEKSGEIALDIGLASNRKIGDELSFSYIENARVDEEVMKSLTYKVVGFFKSSDYFMEDMREISFTAKKEIDGYAFVMEDDFDTDKFGEINISYKKTKDMDRTSDEYLAYVDKKQEEIEEAFANRPGEVLADIRSDSKKDLDDAQKDIDDAKDQISDAEKKLQDGRKDLDQANIDYQKGKEDFAKEIADAEKKLEDSKAELINGQNELESGKLTYQNNLRNFKDKISAAEAELKANEEKLVSGQAEIDQGKKDIEGGYKKLDEEFAGPRNELAKALEKLQATKAELDAKKAEIDLLESSNKNPEANENVPEENQEAPKPSPEEIAAMKAQLEQGYQEYEKGLADYEANKNDLENRYNSEKSKIDSAKAELDAKQKEIDQGFGKLTAGKEELTNNRISGQRALDSAKAQIDQNQAKIDKGWTDYKAGLKKLADERTKGQKELEDAYQEILDGEEEYKTNLSKFENEKKDAQKGIADGKDQISDAKDTLARLVDPEYDIQTIRDNEGINTYYQNSLNMDELTKVFPTFFYLVAMLVTLTTMKRFIDEQRTINGTLKALGYSNKQISQRFYLYGIIPTFIGSIIGAIIGRFVVAEVIIKAYSSGFGNLGIDYVNPLPYMVFAVILSSLLVALTVFLSSKETLKETPAALLLPKSPDPGKKIVLEKIKPIWKRLSFLQKITSRNLFRYKSRMFMTLFGVAGCTALTFFGFAMIDSIKDTINLQKDMISHYDVIAVVDEKAKDSDIESFNKKIKPYKSHPIRMEDVKLKGDDKTREASLVVANSRDDFDSFISLYDLKRNPIKLEGEEAVMTEKIAKALKLAPGDTIKLSYKDKTYDFTISNIAENYTGNYIYMDKEKFEAITGGKLTTNATYLIGDADQIIEDIEDESAVNAIINSTVIYASIDVLMANLNLVIGVITLVSVMLALVVLYNLININVSERKRELATIKVLGFYPKEVTSYIFREIFILTILGIILGYFLGIAMFRYIISVVAPRDILLAYRVHFIPFLYSGLITIAISIVLLLIVHNKLKKIDMAEAMSSGE; from the coding sequence ATGAATAAGACTTACTTTAAAAATATCCTCAAAGATATTAAAAACACCAAGGGCAAGGTGGCATCCATTGCTATAATGGTAGGACTTGCCGCCCTAGTGGTGGTAGCACTTACCTTGACTGGGCCATCTATGAGAAATACTCTTGATAAGTCCTTAAAGACCTACGATCATGCTGATATTATAGTGACCTCTACTTATGGATTGGATTATGAAGATGAGCTGATTTTAAAAAGAGACCCAGACATAGAAAAGATGACCAAGGTCAAAACAGCCGACCTTATGGAAGGGGAGAGTTTAATAAGGCTTAAATCCTACAATAAAGATATTAAAAAGTCTATTGTTGTAGAAGGGCGTATGCCAGAAAAATCTGGTGAGATTGCCCTTGATATTGGCCTTGCAAGTAATAGAAAAATAGGCGATGAACTAAGCTTTTCCTATATAGAAAATGCCAGAGTTGACGAAGAAGTGATGAAAAGTCTGACCTACAAGGTCGTAGGTTTTTTCAAATCTTCTGATTATTTTATGGAGGATATGAGAGAGATATCTTTTACTGCCAAAAAGGAAATCGATGGATACGCTTTTGTCATGGAAGATGATTTTGATACGGACAAATTTGGCGAGATTAATATATCCTACAAAAAAACTAAGGACATGGATAGGACAAGCGATGAATACCTAGCCTATGTGGACAAAAAGCAGGAAGAAATCGAAGAAGCCTTTGCCAATCGTCCTGGAGAGGTTTTGGCTGATATAAGAAGTGACAGCAAAAAAGACCTAGATGATGCCCAAAAAGACATAGACGATGCTAAAGATCAAATCTCAGATGCAGAAAAGAAATTACAAGACGGTCGCAAAGACCTAGACCAGGCAAATATTGACTACCAAAAAGGCAAGGAAGATTTTGCCAAAGAGATTGCCGACGCTGAGAAAAAACTTGAAGATTCAAAAGCTGAGCTCATTAATGGACAAAACGAACTTGAATCTGGCAAGCTAACTTATCAAAATAACCTTAGGAATTTTAAGGATAAAATTAGCGCAGCAGAAGCTGAGCTTAAGGCTAATGAAGAAAAATTAGTAAGTGGACAAGCAGAAATTGACCAAGGCAAAAAAGACATTGAAGGGGGATATAAAAAGCTAGATGAAGAATTTGCAGGTCCTAGAAATGAACTTGCAAAGGCTTTAGAAAAACTTCAAGCGACTAAGGCAGAACTGGATGCCAAGAAAGCAGAAATCGACCTCTTGGAGTCCTCAAATAAAAATCCAGAAGCCAATGAGAATGTGCCTGAAGAAAATCAAGAAGCCCCTAAGCCTAGCCCAGAAGAAATTGCGGCTATGAAGGCCCAGCTAGAGCAAGGCTATCAAGAATATGAAAAGGGTCTAGCAGACTATGAAGCTAATAAAAATGACCTAGAAAATCGCTATAATAGTGAAAAATCAAAGATTGACTCAGCAAAGGCTGAATTAGATGCCAAGCAAAAGGAAATTGACCAAGGCTTTGGCAAACTTACAGCAGGTAAGGAAGAGCTGACAAATAACAGAATTTCTGGCCAAAGAGCCTTAGACTCTGCCAAAGCACAAATAGATCAAAACCAAGCTAAGATTGACAAGGGTTGGACTGATTATAAGGCTGGCCTAAAGAAGCTTGCCGACGAGAGGACCAAGGGCCAGAAAGAATTGGAAGATGCCTACCAGGAAATCTTAGACGGGGAAGAAGAGTATAAGACAAATCTTTCTAAGTTTGAAAATGAGAAAAAGGACGCCCAAAAGGGCATAGCTGATGGTAAAGATCAAATATCTGATGCCAAAGACACATTGGCAAGACTAGTCGACCCAGAATATGATATCCAAACTATCAGAGATAACGAGGGGATCAATACCTACTATCAAAACTCCCTAAATATGGACGAGCTTACCAAGGTTTTCCCGACATTTTTCTACCTGGTTGCCATGCTTGTAACCCTTACAACCATGAAGCGTTTTATAGATGAGCAAAGAACAATTAATGGGACCTTGAAGGCCCTAGGATATTCAAATAAGCAAATCAGCCAAAGATTCTATCTATATGGGATAATCCCAACATTTATTGGCTCAATTATTGGCGCAATCATTGGAAGATTTGTAGTAGCAGAAGTTATTATAAAGGCTTATTCCTCAGGATTTGGAAACCTAGGCATAGACTATGTCAATCCATTGCCTTACATGGTCTTTGCGGTGATTCTATCGTCGCTATTAGTTGCCCTTACAGTCTTTTTATCATCAAAAGAAACTTTAAAGGAAACTCCGGCTGCATTATTACTTCCAAAGTCACCAGATCCAGGCAAGAAGATAGTCTTAGAAAAGATTAAGCCAATCTGGAAACGCCTATCATTCTTGCAAAAGATAACATCTAGGAACTTATTTAGGTACAAGTCTAGGATGTTTATGACCCTATTTGGAGTAGCTGGCTGTACAGCCCTAACCTTCTTTGGTTTTGCTATGATTGATTCAATCAAAGATACCATAAACCTTCAAAAGGATATGATTAGCCACTACGATGTGATAGCTGTTGTAGATGAAAAGGCCAAAGATTCTGACATAGAAAGCTTTAATAAAAAGATTAAGCCATACAAGTCCCATCCTATCAGAATGGAAGATGTAAAGCTAAAGGGCGATGATAAGACCCGTGAAGCTTCCCTAGTTGTGGCAAATTCAAGAGATGACTTTGATTCATTTATAAGTCTATATGACTTAAAGAGAAATCCTATAAAGCTAGAGGGTGAAGAAGCTGTTATGACTGAAAAAATTGCCAAAGCCCTTAAGCTTGCCCCTGGCGATACCATAAAGCTTTCCTACAAGGACAAGACCTATGATTTCACTATAAGTAATATAGCGGAAAATTACACTGGTAACTATATCTACATGGATAAGGAGAAATTTGAAGCCATAACAGGAGGTAAACTTACAACAAACGCCACTTATCTAATAGGAGATGCTGACCAAATTATAGAAGATATAGAAGATGAATCAGCAGTAAACGCCATCATCAATTCAACTGTAATCTACGCATCAATTGATGTGCTTATGGCAAATCTTAACCTAGTTATAGGGGTCATAACCCTAGTTTCTGTAATGCTTGCCCTAGTAGTTCTCTACAATTTGATAAATATTAATGTAAGCGAGCGTAAGAGGGAGCTTGCAACTATCAAGGTCTTAGGATTTTATCCAAAAGAAGTGACATCTTATATATTTAGAGAAATATTTATTCTAACCATACTGGGAATAATTCTTGGATATTTCCTAGGAATTGCAATGTTTAGATATATAATATCTGTTGTTGCACCAAGAGACATACTCCTAGCCTACAGGGTCCATTTTATACCGTTTTTATACAGTGGACTTATCACCATAGCAATTTCCATAGTCTTACTATTGATAGTTCATAATAAGCTAAAGAAGATAGACATGGCTGAAGCTATGAGTAGCGGGGAATAA
- a CDS encoding ABC transporter ATP-binding protein, with amino-acid sequence MAYIQLNNLTKEYKSGDSTILANDDISFELEKGRLLVIVGASGAGKTTLLNILGGMEKATSGDVLIDGKNLAELSDMDLTTYRRNDVGFVFQHYNLVPNLTALENVELSSEIAEDPLDANLVLEEVGLGQRSENFPSQLSGGEQQRVAIARALAKNPKLLLCDEPTGALDYETGKNILKLLQDASRSMGATVIIITHNSLIKPMADDVIELRDGKIVENYVNDNPKPIDEIEW; translated from the coding sequence ATGGCATACATTCAATTAAACAATCTAACAAAAGAATACAAGTCTGGTGACTCTACCATACTTGCTAATGATGATATATCCTTTGAGCTAGAAAAAGGCAGGCTACTAGTAATAGTTGGTGCCTCAGGAGCAGGAAAAACTACACTTTTAAATATCCTTGGTGGTATGGAAAAGGCCACTAGTGGCGATGTTCTAATCGATGGCAAAAATCTAGCGGAACTTTCTGATATGGATCTAACGACCTATAGGAGAAATGACGTAGGCTTTGTCTTTCAACACTATAACCTAGTGCCAAATCTTACAGCTCTTGAAAATGTTGAGCTATCCTCAGAAATTGCCGAAGACCCCCTAGATGCAAATCTTGTACTAGAGGAAGTAGGCCTAGGACAAAGGTCAGAAAACTTCCCATCCCAACTATCTGGCGGAGAGCAACAAAGAGTTGCCATAGCAAGGGCCCTTGCCAAAAATCCAAAGCTATTGCTATGTGATGAACCTACAGGAGCCCTAGACTATGAAACAGGCAAAAACATCCTAAAACTTCTCCAAGATGCATCTAGATCTATGGGAGCAACAGTTATAATCATAACCCACAACTCCCTCATAAAACCTATGGCAGATGATGTCATAGAGCTTCGTGATGGAAAAATAGTGGAAAATTATGTAAATGACAATCCAAAGCCAATTGATGAAATCGAGTGGTAA
- a CDS encoding Fur family transcriptional regulator: protein MEEKIQNLEFLEPAERLEAEKQLLQDNGIRVSHQRLLILDYLSKNHKHPSAETIFTDLKKIDPVISQATVYNTLKIFTAKNIVKELDFNLTSKRYEFAKDCHSHFICVKCGKIIDLKDNNDYKIEELSDYEIESVDITYRGLCPDCK from the coding sequence ATGGAAGAGAAGATTCAAAACTTAGAATTCTTAGAGCCAGCAGAAAGACTAGAAGCAGAAAAACAATTATTGCAAGATAATGGTATAAGAGTTTCTCACCAGCGACTTTTAATCCTTGATTATTTATCAAAAAATCACAAACACCCTTCAGCTGAAACAATATTCACTGATCTAAAAAAGATAGATCCTGTCATATCTCAGGCGACAGTTTATAATACGCTAAAGATTTTTACAGCAAAAAACATAGTAAAAGAATTAGACTTCAACCTAACAAGTAAGAGATATGAATTTGCCAAGGATTGTCACAGCCACTTTATATGCGTAAAATGCGGCAAAATCATCGATTTAAAAGATAATAATGACTATAAGATAGAAGAGCTTTCTGACTATGAAATAGAAAGTGTAGATATTACATATAGGGGCCTATGCCCTGATTGCAAATAA
- the rplL gene encoding 50S ribosomal protein L7/L12 gives MASEKVTQILEDIKTLTVLELSDLVHAIEEEFDVTAQAAVVAAAPAAAGAGEAGAAEQTEFDVVLKSAGQAKINVIKVVKDAAGLGLKEAKALVDGAPAPVAEKVSKDEAEALKAKLEEAGAEVEIA, from the coding sequence ATGGCAAGTGAAAAAGTAACACAAATATTAGAAGATATCAAAACTCTTACAGTACTTGAACTAAGCGACCTAGTACACGCAATCGAAGAAGAATTTGACGTAACAGCTCAAGCAGCAGTAGTAGCAGCAGCTCCAGCAGCAGCAGGCGCTGGTGAAGCAGGTGCAGCTGAACAAACAGAATTTGACGTTGTATTAAAATCAGCTGGACAAGCTAAAATCAACGTAATCAAAGTTGTTAAAGACGCAGCTGGACTTGGACTAAAAGAAGCTAAAGCTCTAGTTGATGGCGCTCCAGCACCAGTAGCTGAAAAAGTTTCTAAAGACGAAGCTGAAGCACTAAAAGCTAAACTAGAAGAAGCTGGCGCAGAAGTAGAAATTGCTTAA